One Mya arenaria isolate MELC-2E11 chromosome 5, ASM2691426v1 genomic window carries:
- the LOC128233525 gene encoding uncharacterized protein LOC128233525 isoform X1 — protein MFKMCVRSNALFSVILCLTIIYEAYDNTVRALNAHPESAVLLPVDPVKRKDDVLNLTCRAPANFSKLYVDINFKIFHNGIFINEDYSPQSGELGRRSVLLKKVLDENGYGNYSCTIQAQEGPKPRPNYTASTYVKILTDTETMAHQKNPLVQVGTGVSIQCLDKPHEGLVVNWEGGSSQSNTWDFTLDSLGDVSTRRCRIANKTALGANDNITDQAVASGSALVISRDFIGVETKSTEVLGGSCNVSLTVKHSDVKQWHNLSVEWTSKGNALLGVKNSTGSMLISTILVNRTMEPISVKISFRGNVIEPYIDIRVCPYTLIQTNSLGVAEIVGIVLGSLAVVVAVVVALIVLLRRKKKPSCKKPEEGNTTTEGLMSKDSKKSE, from the exons atgtttaaaatgtgtgttaGAAGTAATGCTTTATTTTCTGTGATCTTATGTTTAACGATTATATATGAGGCATATGATAACACCGTCCGGGCATTGAACGCCCACC CTGAGAGTGCTGTCCTGTTACCCGTTGATCCAGTGAAGAGGAAAGACGATGTGTTGAATCTCACCTGCCGTGCTCCggcaaatttttcaaaactttacgTAGACATAAACTTTAAAATCTTTCACAATggaatttttataaatgaagatTATTCACCACAATCTGGAGAACTGGGGCGGCGAAGTGTTTTGTTGAAAAAGGTGTTGGATGAAAATGGTTACGGAAACTATTCATGCACTATACAAGCCCAGGAGGGTCCGAAACCACGGCCAAATTATACAGCTAGCACCTATGTAAAGATCTTGACAG ACACAGAGACCATGGCTCATCAAAAAAACCCATTAGTACAAGTCGGTACTGGGGTGTCTATACAATGTCTTGACAAGCCTCATGAGGGGCTTGTGGTCAATTGGGAAGGTGGATCATCACAATCCAACACCTGGGACTTCACACTTGACT CCCTTGGTGATGTCAGTACAAGAAGATGTCGTATTGCCAATAAAACAGCTCTTGGTGCCAATGACAACATCACGGATCAAGCAGTGGCTAGTGGTTCAGCCCTTGTGATCTCTAGGGACTTCATAG GAGTGGAGACCAAATCAACAGAGGTACTTGGTGGCTCCTGCAATGTATCCTTGACCGTCAAACACAGTGATGTCAAGCAGTGGCACAACCTCTCAGTTGAGTGGACCAGCAAGGGAAATGCCTTACTGGGTGTAAAGAATTCCACAGGATCCATGCTCATCAGCACCATCCTCGTGAACAGGACAATGGAGCCCATCTCAGTCAAGATATCATTCAGGGGAAATGTTATAGAACCGTATATCGACATACGAGTTTGCCCTTATACATTGATTCAAACAA ACAGTTTGGGAGTTGCGGAGATTGTGGGGATTGTGCTGGGTTCATtggcggtggtggtggcggtggtggttgCGCTCATTGTGCTACTGAGGAGGAAAAAAAAGCCCTCCTGCAAAAAGCCTGAAGAAG GAAACACAACAACTGAAGGTTTAATGTCCAAGGACTCCAAAAAAAGTGAATGA
- the LOC128233525 gene encoding uncharacterized protein LOC128233525 isoform X2: MFKMCVRSNALFSVILCLTIIYEAYDNTVRALNAHPESAVLLPVDPVKRKDDVLNLTCRAPANFSKLYVDINFKIFHNGIFINEDYSPQSGELGRRSVLLKKVLDENGYGNYSCTIQAQEGPKPRPNYTASTYVKILTDTETMAHQKNPLVQVGTGVSIQCLDKPHEGLVVNWEGGSSQSNTWDFTLDSLGDVSTRRCRIANKTALGANDNITDQAVASGSALVISRDFIGVETKSTEVLGGSCNVSLTVKHSDVKQWHNLSVEWTSKGNALLGVKNSTGSMLISTILVNRTMEPISVKISFRGNVIEPYIDIRVCPYTLIQTRNTTTEGLMSKDSKKSE, translated from the exons atgtttaaaatgtgtgttaGAAGTAATGCTTTATTTTCTGTGATCTTATGTTTAACGATTATATATGAGGCATATGATAACACCGTCCGGGCATTGAACGCCCACC CTGAGAGTGCTGTCCTGTTACCCGTTGATCCAGTGAAGAGGAAAGACGATGTGTTGAATCTCACCTGCCGTGCTCCggcaaatttttcaaaactttacgTAGACATAAACTTTAAAATCTTTCACAATggaatttttataaatgaagatTATTCACCACAATCTGGAGAACTGGGGCGGCGAAGTGTTTTGTTGAAAAAGGTGTTGGATGAAAATGGTTACGGAAACTATTCATGCACTATACAAGCCCAGGAGGGTCCGAAACCACGGCCAAATTATACAGCTAGCACCTATGTAAAGATCTTGACAG ACACAGAGACCATGGCTCATCAAAAAAACCCATTAGTACAAGTCGGTACTGGGGTGTCTATACAATGTCTTGACAAGCCTCATGAGGGGCTTGTGGTCAATTGGGAAGGTGGATCATCACAATCCAACACCTGGGACTTCACACTTGACT CCCTTGGTGATGTCAGTACAAGAAGATGTCGTATTGCCAATAAAACAGCTCTTGGTGCCAATGACAACATCACGGATCAAGCAGTGGCTAGTGGTTCAGCCCTTGTGATCTCTAGGGACTTCATAG GAGTGGAGACCAAATCAACAGAGGTACTTGGTGGCTCCTGCAATGTATCCTTGACCGTCAAACACAGTGATGTCAAGCAGTGGCACAACCTCTCAGTTGAGTGGACCAGCAAGGGAAATGCCTTACTGGGTGTAAAGAATTCCACAGGATCCATGCTCATCAGCACCATCCTCGTGAACAGGACAATGGAGCCCATCTCAGTCAAGATATCATTCAGGGGAAATGTTATAGAACCGTATATCGACATACGAGTTTGCCCTTATACATTGATTCAAACAA GAAACACAACAACTGAAGGTTTAATGTCCAAGGACTCCAAAAAAAGTGAATGA